The following proteins come from a genomic window of Pirellula staleyi DSM 6068:
- a CDS encoding secretin and TonB N-terminal domain-containing protein: MSTFIRTTLLLACTAIGLAIAIAVAVSSPSHDADNDASDAFLRDQHSQLAEQSPRANAPQLVATARVLDLPEREPVEVPYRREVAQQLDSLTTAIDEIRRDSRQEQRELSAALFQLATRMQQPAPIPPLPAPPTPMPAAQNPFADDSPDAAEPAAPPEVLPTPNSSIETAADDSLHINVKDSDIREVLELLSQQGGLNILASKSVTGTVTATLSNVDLETALAAILKSTGYVARREGNILYIGTPDDFSTMDQTADRLITRVYRPNYVAAADVEKLFTSLLTPEVGKVTVSSPSEIDIPGDQVKTGGNGFAGADVVIVRDYENVIKQLDQVFIEIDVKPRQVLIEAMILSVRLSDNMTMGVNFEALRDKNNVRLVSGSPLTDLANIDLSEGGLKLGFLDASLAVFIDALETVGDTNVIASPRLMCLNKQRAEIQIGEQLGYVSTTVTENSATQSVNFLDVGTLLRLRPNIANDGLIRLEVHPELSTGTVSIEQGLTIPNKTVTQVTTNVMCADGCTVILGGLIRQDLTNNTSQIPFLGSLPLVGPAFRQKTETQERTEIIVLLTPRIVSEPMLGEEGRKYGNSFTEHQSVYADKMSPFGKRSTGQYHLRKARAAYAAGDYLTALHQVNTSIHFDPQNRDATDLRVEIIAAGGFEDENITAYLNQGITPLTRNKHDYSREGYPWKTEEGFPPEPPLGYLDDHGEPGPIRTIDPQAPAAREVHESSRRTPPASSIQGSRATSSATKPASKLAPIVKPQPAAAQAKTSVIPTAAVKPHYAPPGYATPVVKSRPIPPKTHQDQAVQGASYSTPVSERLQSGQSPPAAAESAASAVKAGPGSRSPAARSITDFEIPLAR, from the coding sequence ATGTCGACATTCATACGCACCACGCTGCTGCTCGCTTGCACCGCTATCGGCTTGGCCATTGCCATCGCAGTCGCGGTCTCGTCACCATCGCACGACGCTGATAACGACGCCTCCGATGCATTCTTGCGCGATCAACATTCGCAGCTAGCCGAGCAGTCGCCTCGGGCAAATGCGCCGCAGCTCGTCGCCACGGCGCGCGTGCTCGATCTTCCCGAGCGTGAGCCGGTGGAAGTTCCTTACCGGCGCGAAGTGGCGCAGCAGCTCGATAGCCTCACGACCGCCATCGACGAAATTCGTCGCGATTCTCGCCAAGAACAACGGGAACTAAGCGCCGCACTTTTTCAGCTTGCCACGCGCATGCAGCAGCCCGCGCCGATCCCGCCGCTACCAGCGCCACCGACACCAATGCCCGCAGCACAAAACCCCTTTGCCGACGATAGCCCCGATGCTGCCGAGCCTGCAGCGCCACCCGAAGTGCTGCCGACCCCCAACAGCTCGATCGAAACCGCCGCCGACGACTCGCTGCACATCAATGTGAAGGATAGCGATATTCGCGAAGTCCTCGAGCTCTTGAGTCAGCAGGGGGGGCTCAACATTCTGGCGAGCAAGAGTGTCACTGGCACTGTGACGGCAACCTTGAGCAACGTCGACCTCGAAACAGCTCTCGCAGCGATTCTGAAGAGCACTGGCTATGTGGCACGTCGCGAAGGAAACATTCTCTACATCGGTACACCCGATGACTTCAGCACGATGGACCAGACAGCCGATCGACTCATCACGCGTGTCTATCGCCCTAACTATGTCGCCGCCGCTGATGTGGAAAAACTCTTCACCTCGCTGCTGACTCCCGAAGTGGGGAAGGTCACCGTCTCGAGTCCCTCGGAAATCGATATTCCTGGCGATCAAGTGAAAACAGGCGGCAACGGCTTTGCCGGAGCCGATGTGGTGATCGTACGCGACTACGAAAATGTCATTAAACAGCTCGATCAAGTCTTCATCGAGATCGATGTGAAGCCACGTCAGGTCTTGATTGAAGCGATGATTTTGAGCGTCCGCCTGAGCGATAACATGACGATGGGGGTGAACTTCGAAGCGTTACGCGACAAGAACAACGTACGACTTGTCTCGGGTTCGCCACTGACAGATCTCGCCAACATCGATCTGAGCGAAGGTGGGCTAAAACTAGGTTTTCTCGACGCCAGCTTGGCAGTTTTCATCGACGCACTCGAGACGGTCGGCGATACCAACGTCATCGCCTCGCCCCGTCTGATGTGTCTCAATAAACAGCGTGCGGAAATCCAAATCGGTGAACAACTCGGCTACGTCAGCACCACCGTTACCGAAAACAGTGCCACTCAGTCGGTCAACTTTCTCGACGTTGGAACGCTGCTACGACTACGTCCGAATATCGCCAACGACGGCCTGATCCGACTCGAAGTGCATCCGGAACTCTCGACCGGAACGGTGTCGATCGAGCAGGGACTTACCATTCCGAACAAAACCGTGACACAGGTCACCACCAACGTGATGTGCGCAGATGGTTGCACCGTGATTCTGGGTGGTCTCATTCGCCAAGACCTGACAAACAACACCTCGCAGATTCCGTTCCTCGGAAGTCTTCCTCTGGTGGGACCTGCTTTCCGTCAGAAGACCGAAACGCAAGAGCGGACCGAAATCATTGTCCTACTGACGCCGCGGATCGTTAGCGAGCCGATGCTGGGAGAAGAGGGACGCAAGTATGGCAACAGCTTCACGGAACATCAAAGTGTGTATGCCGACAAGATGAGTCCGTTTGGTAAGCGAAGCACTGGTCAGTATCACCTTCGCAAAGCACGCGCAGCGTATGCAGCAGGGGACTATCTCACCGCGCTGCATCAGGTGAACACCTCGATTCACTTTGATCCCCAAAATCGCGATGCCACCGACCTGCGCGTCGAAATTATTGCAGCTGGCGGTTTTGAGGATGAAAACATCACCGCTTATTTGAATCAGGGGATCACCCCGCTGACGCGCAATAAACACGACTACTCGCGCGAAGGATATCCGTGGAAAACAGAAGAAGGCTTTCCACCCGAACCACCACTCGGATATCTCGACGACCATGGAGAACCGGGGCCGATTCGAACGATCGATCCCCAGGCACCAGCGGCGCGTGAGGTGCATGAATCGTCGCGACGAACTCCACCTGCTAGTTCGATTCAGGGAAGTCGCGCGACTAGCTCGGCAACGAAACCAGCAAGCAAGCTCGCGCCAATTGTGAAGCCGCAACCAGCCGCTGCGCAAGCGAAAACTAGCGTCATCCCGACAGCCGCTGTGAAACCGCACTATGCCCCACCGGGCTACGCGACCCCGGTGGTCAAGAGTCGGCCGATTCCGCCGAAAACACATCAGGATCAAGCAGTGCAGGGGGCCAGCTACAGCACCCCCGTTTCCGAGCGTTTGCAGTCGGGTCAGTCGCCACCAGCAGCGGCCGAGTCAGCAGCGAGCGCGGTGAAGGCAGGCCCCGGTTCGAGAAGCCCAGCCGCGCGAAGCATCACCGATTTCGAGATTCCCCTGGCTCGCTGA